In the Anaerostipes caccae L1-92 genome, TCATTATGAAACCCTTTGAACCCTATGTGGTGAAACGGCGCGTCCAGAATATTGTTGAGCTGAATCAGCACCGGCTGAACCAGGAAGAACTCATCGAGGAACAGGCGGCAAGGCTCAGGGAGTCCAACTCTGCCATGATCGATGCCCTCTCGTCCATAATCGAATACCGCAGCGCAGAGACGGGACAGCATATCCGGCGGATCAGGATTTTTACAAAAGCACTGCTTCATGATGTGGCATTGAGTTACCCGGAATACGGTCTGGAAAATTCCGAGATCCAGATGATCGTCAGCGCCTCATCCATGCACGATATCGGCAAGATCGCAATCCCCGATGCAATCTTAAACAAGCCGGGCCGACTCACAAAAGAAGAATTTGAGATCATGAAGACCCATTCGGTCAAAGGATGTGAGATTCTTGCAGGTCTGGACCGGATGAGTGACAGACAATACCTTAAATATGCGTATAATATATGCAGATACCACCATGAACGGTGGGACGGCAGGGGGTATCCGGACGGTCTGAAAGGGGACAGCATCCCGATCTATGCCCAGGTCGTGGGGATTGCAGACTGCTACGATGCCCTGACCACTGACAGGGTCTATAAAAAAGCTATCGCTCCGGAGAAGGCATTTACGATGATCCTGAACGGCGAGTGCGGGACTTTTTCTCCGAAATTATTGGAATCTTTTAAAAATGTAAAAGACATATTTGCAGAATATTCAGAAATATATGCGGACAGGAGCGTGCCAAAAGGGGAGTCTCCGGATCTGGATATATCGGAAAAAACCCATCACAGGAAAGCGATAGACACCCTTCAGATGGGGCAGGCAAAATATTTTACTCTTCTGAGATATGCAGACTCTACAGTTATGGAAGTGGATCTTGGAACAGGCATTCACCATCTTGTATATGCGGCCAGCAGTAACTTCTCAGCATTAAAATCCGGAGACCGGTTTGAGGATGTCCTGAAAAATTTTGCGGAAAAATCTGCACACCCGGAGGACCGGGAAAGTATGCTTCATTTTCTGGGACCGGATCTGGAACAGTTTCTCGATGACGGTTTGATGAAAATAAGCCGGAAATTCCGCATTTACGACAGGCACCTGAAAACATACGGCTGGTGTGAATGTACGATTCTCAGAATCTCCGACGGGCACCCTTACCAGAGAAGGATCATGCTGGTCTGGAAAGAGTTGAAAGAAGCAGGAGAATTAAAGCAGCCCGGAACTTCCAGGATTCCGGGCACAGGGGGAGCAGGAAACCTTCTCGGGGGTATCCAGCAGTGCTTAAACGATAAATATTTTACGATGCTTCAGATCAATGAAGGGCTGGAAAATCTGCTCGGCTATGAGGCCTGGGAAATCAAAGAAAAATTCCGCGGACATTATCTTGAGGTCATTTACCCGCCTGACCGGGAGGAAGTCCTGGCTCAGACGAAAAAACAGCTGAGTTCGGGGAATGTTATTGAACTGGAGTACCGCGTTGTGGCAAGGGACGGGCAGATCATATGGGTTTTGGATAAGGGAAATCTGGTGACAGGAACGGACGGAAAGGAACATATCTTCCGGACACTGATCAATATCACTCAGTCCAAACAGGCTCAGGAGGAACTGAGGCTGACTCTTGAAAGACACAGAATCATCATGGAACAGTCCAATGATGTCATTTTTGAATGGGATATGAAGAAGGATAAAATGCTGTACTCTTCCAACTGGGAGAAGAAGTTCGGATATATTCCGGTCATGGAGGAAGCCAGTGAGAGACTGCTGACACAGTCCCATATTCATCCTGAAGATCTGGAAGTTGTGGAAGAACTGCTCCGTGATATGGGAGGCAGCATGCCGTATGGGCAGGCTGAGTTCCGCCTCGCGGACAGGGACGGCTGCTACCGCTGGTACAAAGTAAAAGCTACGGCTCAGTTCGACCGGGCTGGAAAACCGTTTAAAGCCGTGGGGATCATGGCAGATATTGACGATGAAAAGAGAGCTTCACAGGCATTGGAAGAAAAGGCGTCCAGAGATGAACTGACCGGACTCTACAACCGAAAAACTGCCAGAAAAGAGATTGAATACTATCTGGAAAGAAGAGATCCAAAAGAAATGGCAGCCATGATGCTTATTGATGTGGACGATTTTAAACTGATCAATGACCGGTACGGACATATGTTCGGGGATGCCGTGCTTCAGGAGATATCATCGGTTCTCACGAGAGTGCTCAGGAAAGAAGATGTTATTTCCAGGATCGGCGGCGACGAATTTCTGATTTTTATGAAGGATATCCGCAGGGTAGATATCTTGAAGAGCAGGGCGGAAAAGATCAGGGAATCTTTTCAGTCTATGTTCCGGCAGAACATGACATCCTGCGAGTTTTCCACAAGCATAGGAATCGCTTGCTGCCCTCAGGATGGGACCCGTTTTGAAGACTTGTTCAGACACAGTGATCTGGCACTGTATGATGCAAAATCCAGGGGTAAAAACGGGTACAGCCTGTATGAGCATTCACTGTCAGAACAGGGGGGCGGTTTTCCCGGAATACTGCCTGCCGCAAATACGAGGATCGATTCCAACGAAGAACAGGGGAAGAAAATAAATGATCTGATCGAGCAGATCATTCAAAAGATATGTGAAGAGAAAGATCTGGAGACAGCGGTAGATTCGATTCTTAAGACAGCAGGCAGACATTTCGGCGTGAGCAGGGCTTATATCTTCGAGAAATCGGAAAAAGGGTGCGCCAATACATTTGAATGGTGCAGCAGGGGTATCAGGCCGCTGGCAGAATATCGCCAGACTATATCCGATGATCAGTTTGAAGCACACTGCAAGAATAATTTTGATGAGAACGGGCTGTTCTACTGCCCTGATATCGCGCAGCTTCCAAAAGAACAGAAGGAAGCGTTAGAGCTCAGAGGGATCAAATCAGTCCTTCAGTGCGCTATCAGGGATGGGGGTGAATGCAAAGGCTTTGTGGGATTTGACGAGTGTGTTATCAGGAGAATGTGGACGAAGGATCAGATTTATGCTCTGACACTGACCGCAATGCTCCTTTCGGTCTTCTTGTTAAAAAAGAGGGCACAGGACAGGGCCGAGAAAACTGCCGCAGGCCTTCAGATGGCTCTTGATAACCAGAATTCCTGGATCTATATCATCGACCCCGATGATTTTCATCTGATTTATATCAACGAAAAGACAAACAGGATGGCACCGGATGTGAAGACAGGAATGTACTGCTATGAGGCGTTTTTTGCAAGGACCAGGCCGTGTGAGGAGTGTCCGGCAAAGAATATAAGCAGAAATATCAACAGGACCATGGAGATTTTCAATCCTGTCCTGAATGTATGGACGGAAGCAGATGCATCGCTGATCCGGTGGGGAGAAAAAGATGCATGTATGCTGTCCTGCCATGACATTACCAAATATAAATACCACAGAAAGGATGATGGAAAATGGCTGTAATTGGTGCATTTATGGTACCGCATCCCCCGCTGCTCATTCCCGGGGTGGGATGCGGAAAGGAGCAGGCGGCGGCAGACACCGTAAAAGCTTACAGAGAAGCCGGAAAAAAAATCGCATGTCTTGCCCCGGAGACAGTCGTGATCGCGACACCCCACTCTGTCATGTATACGGACTACTTTCACATTTCTCCGGGAGACGGGGCCCGGGGGGATTTCTCACAGTTTGGAGCGGAAGAGAGCCGGATCAGTACCGGCTATGACCGGGAAATGACAGAAATGATCACGCGGCTGGCCGAAGAAGACGGATTTATGGCAGGCACTGCAGGAGAGCAGGAGAAACAGCTGGATCACGCGTCGATGATTCCTCTCTATTTCATACAGCAGACTTATCAGGAGTTTCAGACGGTCAGGATCAGCCTTTCGGGTCTTTCTCTTTCTGACCACTATACAATGGGGCAGTATGTGAAAAAGGCGGCAGACTGCCTTGGAAGGAAGACAGTTTTTATTGCCAGCGGAGATTTGTCCCACCGGCTGATGGAGGACGGGCCTTACGGATACTGTGAGGAAGGTCCGCGTTATGACAGCAGGATCATGAAGACTATGGAAAGCGGAGATTTTCTGGAGCTTTTTAATTTTGACGAGGAATTTCTTGAGAAAGCAGGAGAGTGCGGCCACAGGGCTTTTGTGATGCTGGCAGGAGCCCTGGACGGCATGGCAGTGAAAACGGAGAAACTCTCTTACGAGGGGCCTTTTGGCGTGGGATATGGGGTCTGTGCCTTTGAGCCGCTCAGGGAGGACCCGGGCCGAAAGTTTAAGGACGAGTATGTGAGACTTCAGAGAAAGAAGGCGGAGCGAAGGCAGGCCAGGGAAGACAGCTTTGTGCGTCTGGCGAGGCTGTCACTGGAATCTTATGTGAGAAACGGAACTATGATCGGAGTTCCGAAAGGGCTTCCGGAAGACCTCTTGAGCAGCAGGGCAGGAGTCTTTGTCTCTCTGAAGAAAGAGGGAAGGCTGAGAGGCTGCATCGGCACTATATGTGCGACGAAATCTTCTGTTGCGGAGGAAATCATACAAAATGCAGTCAGCGCCGGAGCAAGAGATCCGAGATTCTCCCCTGTCAGAGAAGAAGAACTGGCTCAGCTGGAGTACAGCGTGGATGTCCTGGGAAAGACTCAGAAGGTAACATCAATGGAGGAACTGGATGCCCAAAAATATGGAGTCATCGTAACACGGGGAGGGCGGAGAGGGCTTTTGCTTCCGAATCTTTCCGGCGTGGATACCGTGGACGAACAGATTGAGATTGCAAAACAAAAAGCCGGGATCGGAGAAGAGGAATCTGTACAGGTCGAACGGTTTGAAGTCATAAGGCACAGGTGAGAAGATGAAAGAGACATGTACGGTATGCATGCACCGCTGCAGGCTGAAACCAGGCCAGTTTGGAAGGTGCGGGGCCAGGAAAAATGTAAACGGTATGATCGTGTGTGAAAACTATGGCAGGATTACTGCCCTGGCTCTGGACCCTATCGAAAAGAAACCGCTTTCTATGTTTTATCCTGGGAGCGTCATACTGTCTGTGGGAAGCTTCGGATGCAACTTACACTGTCCCTTCTGCCAGAACCATGACATTTCCATGAAGAATGCAGATGAGGCGGAGACGGTCTTTCTTGCACCGGAGAAGCTTGCACTCAAGGCATCGGAACTCAGGGCCAGAGGCAACATCGGAGTCGCATATACTTACAACGAACCGCTGACAGGTTATGAATATGTGAGAGACGCGGCAAAAATAGTAAAACAGTACGGAATGAAGAATGTTTTGGTGACCAACGGTGCTTTTTCTGAAGCCGTGGAAGAATCGCTGCTTCCTTATATTGATGCGATGAATGTGGACTTGAAAGGCATAAGAGAAGATTACTACAGGAAATTGGGAGGAGATCTGGGGACGGTACAGAATTTTATCAAAAAAGCGGCAGACAGATGTCATGTGGAACTTGCCGCACTGATCGTTCCCGGAGAAAATGATTCGAGGGAAGAGATGGAGGAGATGGCCGCCTGGGTGGCCTCTGTAAATCCGGACATTCCGCTTCACGTGAACCGGTTTTTTCCGAGATGGAACATGGCGGACAAGAAGGCCACGGAAACCGAAAAGGTCTACCGGCTGGCAGAGACAGCGAGAGCTTATTTGAAATATGTATTTGTGGGGAACTGCTGAGAGAGAACAGCGGGACATGGTCCTTGCTGTTCTCTCCTGTGTTCAGGCATCATATGCTGCAATGCTCACGGCCCCCGTAATGCTGAAGGCTTTTGGAGATTCCGGATAGCTCACCCGGAAACTCAGGGAAGCAGGGCTGTGCAGGGCTTTATCTGTGATAAAACAAGCCGATGCTGATGCGAGCCCGTCTGAGGCGGCGGGGGAAAAAGAAGCATATAAAAGCGCGGGATTGCTGTTGATGCACGGAAGGATACGAAAATACTTCCAGCTTCCGGGACCCGCAATAAAATGATAGCTTACAAAGTAAAATGAAGACGGCATCAATATGGCTGTATGTTCATCTGCCTGTCTGATCTGTCCGCCCTGTTCAAAGACCTGAAACAAGGGAAGGAGACTTTCGGAGGCAGAATCGGCATCAATACTATATTGGGCGCAGGAGGGCAGATGGCTCCCCAGGGATTGGCAGGAGACAGTAAAATGATTCAAAACATCACATCCATAATTTGTCTTTCTATATTTTATGGTGCCGGATAAAATATGTGAAAGAAAAAACGAGGGAGAAGATGCTTCAGAGAAAAAGTATATTGTATACTGGTAGGAAGGATACGTATTCTATGGTAAAATAAAAAAAAGATGTACAGTTTAGAAAAGAGGTGCAAGATGGAGCAGAAAAAAGAAATGAAATGGACAATTCTGAAAAGCTCTGCACAAGGTTTATTGGACTGCCTTCAGTGTTATACAAAGAGCCAGCTTTTAGAGATTGCCTCTTTTTATGGAATGGACGGCACACGGTACAGGAAGCATGAACTGGCGGAGAAACTGGAATACGAGATTTTAGCCCAGACGCCAGCCGTTTTAAAATACAGCTCTTCCGAAGACCTGAGAGGACTGAAGCTGCTTTTGAGTGAGCCGGACGGGGAAAGCACCGGGATCTGGACATACCAGAGAAGAGGCTGGCTTTTTGTGTTCGGTGAAGACGGCGGGAGGAAGTTAGTTGTGCCGCCCGAAGTAGAAGCAAAGATCGCAAGATTCCTGTCCAATACAAAAAACAGGGAGACAGTCGTCCGCAACCAGGAGTTTTACCGGTATGCAAGAGCTCTGGCCCATTTGTACGGCGTTTATGAAAAAAAACAGCTGATGAGGGTGTGGGAAGAGTTTCACAGCACACCTCTCAGGAAAGGGGAAATTTCGAGATTTTTAAAATTCTCCGAAAAAGTCTACGGGGATTACCGTGTCGAAGGGCGCTACGTGATCTCCTCCAAAATTTCGGATACCAGAGTCTGCCTAAACCTTATGAATGAGGTGAAAAACCTGCCGTATTACATACCAGATCAGGAGGAGATCCGTCTGTATTATGAAGAATATGTGGATGTAGATGCACCTGAGTACAAGGAACTGAGAAAGTTTCTGGAGAAAAGGAAACACAATCCCCTGTCGTTTGCGGAACTGATGACCGCACTGGAAGACAATCTGCTCTTAGGAGGCGGTGTCTCTCAAATGTTCCTTCTGATGAAAGACGCCGGTATTTTTCTGAATGAGATACATGAAAAAGAGGAATTCCTGGCCTGCTGCGCACGCTGGCAGAAACGAACCCGGCAGTGGAGATACCGGGGTTTTACGCCGGAAGAGATCATGGAAGAATAAGAAGTACAGAGCCTTATATGGCCTCCGCTGCCTGATGCAGCGGAGGCCATATGATTTTGCAGTTTTATTCTGCGGGGGAGTTTTTCGGTTTGTTTTGTTTTTCTTCAAGGAACCGGCAGAAGTCAGAAAGGGGCATAGGACGTCCAAATAGATAGCCCTGTATGCCTTCACACCGCAAAGCTTTTAGGATTTCAAACTGATCCTGTGATTCCACGCCTTCCACGATGAAACTGATATTCAGAGTCTTACAGATATAAGCCAGAGCCTGGATAAACATCATGGCTTTTTCATTGCTCTCGATGGAGTCGATCATGCTTTTGTCCAGCTTCAGCGTATCAATATCGCTGTTAAGAACCAGAGACAGGTTGG is a window encoding:
- a CDS encoding diguanylate cyclase domain-containing protein; protein product: MTGRDTILIVDDMEINRVILRGVFEADYNLLEAENGQQALVLLEQYHGRIAAVLLDLVMPVKDGFQVLKEIGQSGMISEFPVIVITAEDSVQNEMQVFDMGASEIIMKPFEPYVVKRRVQNIVELNQHRLNQEELIEEQAARLRESNSAMIDALSSIIEYRSAETGQHIRRIRIFTKALLHDVALSYPEYGLENSEIQMIVSASSMHDIGKIAIPDAILNKPGRLTKEEFEIMKTHSVKGCEILAGLDRMSDRQYLKYAYNICRYHHERWDGRGYPDGLKGDSIPIYAQVVGIADCYDALTTDRVYKKAIAPEKAFTMILNGECGTFSPKLLESFKNVKDIFAEYSEIYADRSVPKGESPDLDISEKTHHRKAIDTLQMGQAKYFTLLRYADSTVMEVDLGTGIHHLVYAASSNFSALKSGDRFEDVLKNFAEKSAHPEDRESMLHFLGPDLEQFLDDGLMKISRKFRIYDRHLKTYGWCECTILRISDGHPYQRRIMLVWKELKEAGELKQPGTSRIPGTGGAGNLLGGIQQCLNDKYFTMLQINEGLENLLGYEAWEIKEKFRGHYLEVIYPPDREEVLAQTKKQLSSGNVIELEYRVVARDGQIIWVLDKGNLVTGTDGKEHIFRTLINITQSKQAQEELRLTLERHRIIMEQSNDVIFEWDMKKDKMLYSSNWEKKFGYIPVMEEASERLLTQSHIHPEDLEVVEELLRDMGGSMPYGQAEFRLADRDGCYRWYKVKATAQFDRAGKPFKAVGIMADIDDEKRASQALEEKASRDELTGLYNRKTARKEIEYYLERRDPKEMAAMMLIDVDDFKLINDRYGHMFGDAVLQEISSVLTRVLRKEDVISRIGGDEFLIFMKDIRRVDILKSRAEKIRESFQSMFRQNMTSCEFSTSIGIACCPQDGTRFEDLFRHSDLALYDAKSRGKNGYSLYEHSLSEQGGGFPGILPAANTRIDSNEEQGKKINDLIEQIIQKICEEKDLETAVDSILKTAGRHFGVSRAYIFEKSEKGCANTFEWCSRGIRPLAEYRQTISDDQFEAHCKNNFDENGLFYCPDIAQLPKEQKEALELRGIKSVLQCAIRDGGECKGFVGFDECVIRRMWTKDQIYALTLTAMLLSVFLLKKRAQDRAEKTAAGLQMALDNQNSWIYIIDPDDFHLIYINEKTNRMAPDVKTGMYCYEAFFARTRPCEECPAKNISRNINRTMEIFNPVLNVWTEADASLIRWGEKDACMLSCHDITKYKYHRKDDGKWL
- the amrA gene encoding AmmeMemoRadiSam system protein A produces the protein MAVIGAFMVPHPPLLIPGVGCGKEQAAADTVKAYREAGKKIACLAPETVVIATPHSVMYTDYFHISPGDGARGDFSQFGAEESRISTGYDREMTEMITRLAEEDGFMAGTAGEQEKQLDHASMIPLYFIQQTYQEFQTVRISLSGLSLSDHYTMGQYVKKAADCLGRKTVFIASGDLSHRLMEDGPYGYCEEGPRYDSRIMKTMESGDFLELFNFDEEFLEKAGECGHRAFVMLAGALDGMAVKTEKLSYEGPFGVGYGVCAFEPLREDPGRKFKDEYVRLQRKKAERRQAREDSFVRLARLSLESYVRNGTMIGVPKGLPEDLLSSRAGVFVSLKKEGRLRGCIGTICATKSSVAEEIIQNAVSAGARDPRFSPVREEELAQLEYSVDVLGKTQKVTSMEELDAQKYGVIVTRGGRRGLLLPNLSGVDTVDEQIEIAKQKAGIGEEESVQVERFEVIRHR
- the amrS gene encoding AmmeMemoRadiSam system radical SAM enzyme; this encodes MKETCTVCMHRCRLKPGQFGRCGARKNVNGMIVCENYGRITALALDPIEKKPLSMFYPGSVILSVGSFGCNLHCPFCQNHDISMKNADEAETVFLAPEKLALKASELRARGNIGVAYTYNEPLTGYEYVRDAAKIVKQYGMKNVLVTNGAFSEAVEESLLPYIDAMNVDLKGIREDYYRKLGGDLGTVQNFIKKAADRCHVELAALIVPGENDSREEMEEMAAWVASVNPDIPLHVNRFFPRWNMADKKATETEKVYRLAETARAYLKYVFVGNC